The stretch of DNA AATATAAAGGGAAATCACCATTGTTTTTGGGAGTATTAAACGGTTCGTTTATGTTTATGGGCGATTTAATGAAATCGATAGATTTAGAATGTTCGGTTTCGTTTGTAAAGTTGGCGTCGTATGAAGGAACTGAAAGCAAAGGGACTGTAAATCAACTAATCGGTTTAAACGAAAGTTTAGATGGTAAGGATGTGATTATAGTTGAAGATATTGTAGATACGGGAAATACCTTAGAGAAATTATATCAAATTATTGAAGAAAAAAATCCAAAAAGTTTAAAAATAGCCACCCTTTTATACAAGCCAGAAGCATACAAAAAAGACTTTAACATTGATTTTGTAGCAAAAGAAATACCTAACAACTTTGTTGTTGGATATGGTTTGGATTATGATGGCTATGGAAGAAACCTTTCTTCAATTTATGTGTTAAATCAATAAAAGTAAAGAGTATGTTGAACATTGTATTATTTGGACCTCCGGGAGCAGGAAAAGGAACACAAGCAGAAAAACTTATTGCAAAATATAACTTGTGCCATTTATCAACAGGCGATATTTTTAGAGCCAACATTAAAGGTGAAACAGAATTGGGAAAACTTGCCAAAAGTTACATGGATAAAGGAGAGTTGGTTCCTGATACGGTAACCATTGCCATGTTAGAATCGGAAGTAAATAAAAACCCATTAGCTAAAGGGTATATTTTTGATGGATTTCCAAGAACTACGCCTCAGGCAGAAGCATTAGCTACTTTTTTAGAGTCGAAAGCTACCGAAATTACGGTAATGTTAGCCTTAGATGTGGAAGAAAGCGAATTGATTAAACGGTTGTTGTTGAGAGGAAAAGATAGCGGTAGAGCTGATGATAGCGACGAAAACATTATTGCAAACAGAATAAAAGTGTATAACAAACAAACTGCAGTTGTTGCCGATTTTTATGCTGCTCAAGGAAAATTTGAAAAAATTAATGGTGTAGGTGATATTGATATCATCTTTAAAAGATTGTCAGAGGCAATTGAAAAACACTCACAAGTAACCAGTAACTAGATACGAGAGAAAATAAATCATGGCTATCACAAACTTTATCGACTACGTAAAAATTCATTGCCGTTCTGGAAAAGGAGGAGCAGGCTCTAGACATTTTCGTAGAGAGAAGTATGAAGCTAAAGGAGGGCCAGATGGTGGTGATGGTGGTCGTGGCGGGCATATTATTTTAAAAGGCGATAAAAATCTTTGGACATTGTTGCATTTAAAATACAAGCGACATGTTAAAGCAGGACATGGTGAAGCCGGAGGAGAATCTCGTAGTACAGGAGCTGAAGGTGAAGATACTTATGTAAATGTGCCTTTAGGTACAATTGCAAAAGATCCGGAAACTGGAGAAGTTATTTGTGAAATAACAGAAGATGGTCAGGAGTTTATTTTAGTTCCAGGTGGTCGTGGTGGTAAAGGAAACGACCATTTTAAATCATCTACCAACCAATCGCCGATGTATGCGCAACCCGGTGGAGATAGTGAAGAAGGGTGGAAATTATTGGAGCTTAAAGTTTTAGCTGATGTTGGTTTGGTAGGTTTTCCGAATGCTGGTAAATCAACATTGTTGTCGGTGTTGTCGGCTGCAAAACCCGAAATTGCTGATTACCCGTTTACAACCATAGTACCTAATTTAGGGATGGTTCCTTACCGCGATTACCGTTCGTTTGTAATGGCTGATATACCAGGTATTATTGAAGGAGCACACGAAGGTAAAGGCTTAGGAATTCGTTTTTTACGCCACATAGAGCGTAATGCGGTTTTGCTTTTTATGATTGCAGCTGATAGCGATGATATCAATAACGAATATAAAATTTTATTAAACGAAATAACTCAGTTTAACCCTGATTTATTGGATAAAAGTAGGGTTTTAGCCATAACGAAAGCTGATTTGTTAGACGAAGAACTAAAAGCAGAAATTAAAAAGGATTTACCAAAAGTTCCTTTTATATTTATTTCATCAGTAGCCGAGCAAGGGTTAATGGAATTGAAAGATTTGCTTTGGGAAAAAATTAACGAGTAGTTTTTTTTTGATTTACTACGTCATTCCTGCGAAGGCAGGAATCTATTTTGATTATTTCCATTTAGTCTCCTTTAATAATTCTTAAATTATCTAATTGAGTTATTAAATCTTCGTATTCTTCTTTAGTTATTTGATTAGATCGATACAACCACAGGAAATTAGATTTTTGAATTTCTGTCGGAACACACTCATCAATTTTTAGGTTTTTTTGTCTAAAATGATTTTTCTTAGCATCTTGTAATAAGTGTATAAAATTATCTACAGTTTCTTCGTCATCTTTTGAGTAAAAAAAGCTAAGATTTTGTTTCCCTTCAAGAAATTTAATAGATTCTTTTTTTAAAATTTTTGAAGCCCATAAACTTATACTACCTAACATACCAAATAGTATAGCACTCAATAGTGGTTGTGTTATTTGGTTATCCATTAAAATGAAAAGAAACAATGAGATATTTATTATCACAGATGCAAACAAAATAACTTCATTTCTATTGGGTTTTTTGTTGTTGATAATTTCATTGAATTCAATATCATCAAAAGGAATCTTGTATTTAAGATAGTTACCCTCATTTTTGTATTCAAATAATACTCCATCTTCAAGAATTTCATAATTGCGAAAATCTCTGCCTTTTTTCTGAATTAATTTTTTATCTTCAATAACTGATTTCATAAAATACTAGTTTAGATTTCACTGTTCCAAAGCAAAATCAATATAGGTGTAAAGGTCGCTTGGGTTGTTGTTTACAAACTCTTTTGAGCGTTCTTTCCCAAGACGAACCACAATCATGTTTTTATCAGGTATAACTATGGTGTATTGTCCTTTTATGCCTCTAAAAAAGAAAATATCCATGTCTTTGTAGTAGGTTGTCCAAATTTGGTAACCGTAATAATCAACCAAATTGCCGTTGCCATCTTTTAAATAATAAGCAGGGCAAGTACTTTCTGTTACATAGTCTTCAGAAACAATACGTTGATTGTTCCATAAACCTTTGTTGAGGTAAAGTTTACCAATACGAGCAAAATCTCGAGCGTTTGAGTAGAAACAACAATAAGCTTTTTCTTTACCATCTTTGTGGTCGAGGTTCCACAATGCAGGGTTTTGAGCGCCAAGTGGTTGCCAAACTTTTTCGCTCATGTATTCCGAAACGGTTTGTCCGGTAACTTTTTCTAAAATAAACGAAAGGATAATGGTGTTACCACCCAAATATCTGAAAATCTCTCCTGGAGTTTCTGTAACGGTGTAATTTTCGTTTAGTTTTTCAATGTCTTTGCCATAATAAGCTTTTGCCATGTGTCCAAAAGGGCTGGTGTAACTTTCGTCGAAGTTTATACCCGAACTCATGGTTAACAAATGTTTGATGGTTAATTCTGGGTGGTCTTTGTATAATGGTAAATAGTTTGCAACGGGGTCTTCAATACTGTTTATCTTACCCTCATCTAACGCAATTCCTATCAACATACCTATGTAACTTTTCGCCATTGAAAACGAGTTGGTTAGTGAGTTTTCGTTGTATCCATCCC from Flavobacteriales bacterium encodes:
- a CDS encoding serine hydrolase, whose protein sequence is MKTVKKILVGLIIFLALASSIIFLTGNKHLFKAIATTYLVGKTGPSIDEYDIFENRTVEIGTPQPWAVSSSYNKKNNEKLHQQIEALNPAAFLVIKNDSIVFEEYWDGYNENSLTNSFSMAKSYIGMLIGIALDEGKINSIEDPVANYLPLYKDHPELTIKHLLTMSSGINFDESYTSPFGHMAKAYYGKDIEKLNENYTVTETPGEIFRYLGGNTIILSFILEKVTGQTVSEYMSEKVWQPLGAQNPALWNLDHKDGKEKAYCCFYSNARDFARIGKLYLNKGLWNNQRIVSEDYVTESTCPAYYLKDGNGNLVDYYGYQIWTTYYKDMDIFFFRGIKGQYTIVIPDKNMIVVRLGKERSKEFVNNNPSDLYTYIDFALEQ
- the obgE gene encoding GTPase ObgE; this translates as MAITNFIDYVKIHCRSGKGGAGSRHFRREKYEAKGGPDGGDGGRGGHIILKGDKNLWTLLHLKYKRHVKAGHGEAGGESRSTGAEGEDTYVNVPLGTIAKDPETGEVICEITEDGQEFILVPGGRGGKGNDHFKSSTNQSPMYAQPGGDSEEGWKLLELKVLADVGLVGFPNAGKSTLLSVLSAAKPEIADYPFTTIVPNLGMVPYRDYRSFVMADIPGIIEGAHEGKGLGIRFLRHIERNAVLLFMIAADSDDINNEYKILLNEITQFNPDLLDKSRVLAITKADLLDEELKAEIKKDLPKVPFIFISSVAEQGLMELKDLLWEKINE